CTCTGGTGCACGTCATGGACCGTCACCACGATCCCGGCAGAGTCTTACGGGCGCTCTCCAAGGTGCTCCATTTCCTGCGGAGCGAAGAAGCCGCCACGGTGCGCCTGGCCAGGATCGTGGACGAACTGGCCCCCGCAGGAAGGCTTACCGGGTCAAGACTCAGAGCGGTTGTCGCCCAGCTCGACGCCCTGAAAGATCCCGTGCCGCTGCCTTTCGCCGATGAAGCGCTGCGAAGAGCGCTCCTCCCCGGGGAACCGTCCGGGCTACGGGGCAACGAGACTGTCACCGGGATGGTCAAACGGCTCAACGATGCGCGTGACTTCACCACTGTCACCGCGCAGGCTGCGCCTCACGCGCCTTTGGTGCTGCGCTTCCTGTCAGAACTCACCGGCGCGTTGTCCGAGACGGAACAGTTGCTGTTGCGCAGTCAAATTAGCCTGGCGGTGAGCGAACTCGGGCTTCCGGCCAGCGTAGAGGCCGAACTCTCCGGCCGCGGTCGACGGTTGGTGCCCCCAGACGAACGCCGGGTCCTGCAGATCCGTCTCCGAGAGACCGTACCTGGTAAACAGAAGTACACCGTCGACGCCGCACTGTTCGACTTGACAGCGACCGGTCTGTGTCGCCCCCGCAAGCGGGAGACGCAGCGGCCCCTTAGCACCAGTGAACTCAAGGAATTCGGTCGTACGTGTCTTACCGAATGGTCCGACCTGGTCATGTCGCTTGACGAGGCCGACTGGGTCCGCGTGGAGTTCCTGCTCCCCTGGTCACTGCTGGGCCATCCCGTCGAGCACTGGCTGACGGATGGACACGAATATCTGCTGGGGCACAAGTACCCGGTGGTCGTGCGTTCCCTGGATCGGTTGGAGAGGCCGTCGTGGCGCCGGGACTGGACTCGTCGGTGGAGAGCCCTCCAGCACGCGGCCATGTGGCCATCGTGCGATGGAATCGCCTGGCTGGCCCTCGACACCCCGCCGCAGAGCGGACTGGACGGCGAAGTACTCCACGTCCGAGGACGCGACGGAGAAGTGCGGGCCTGGCTAGACGAGCGCCCTCAGACCACCGCTCTCGGGCTCGGGCTCGCCTTCGCCTACGACCCGCAGAGCCCGAAGCGCGCGCTCTGCCTTCAGGAGGCTGTGTGCGAGGGAGTCCCTCTCATCGTGTGGCGCCGGGACGGCGGCGACCCGGTGGAACTCGCCCGGCGCGCGAGCGAGATCGTCGCCGCCAAGTTCTCCGAACTCCCCGACCATATGCGGCGCTGGCGCCGGACAGCCGCCAGGGACAACACCGGAGACATGCACAACCATCTGACTCTCCTTTGGGATGATCCCGAATGCGTTCGCCAGGAGACGGTTTTGACCGCGCCGACCCATCCACAGAAGTCATGACGCCACCGAGCGAAGGAGGGCCGGTATGAACGAGGCAGACACCGGCGGCAATCACCCCGGTCCAGTGACGCCGGCGGGCGCAGGCGACACTCTGACGACCAGTCCGGAGCCGGACTGGTGGATGTACCGCTGTGCTTCCGAACCGCACGACGGCATCAACCGGCTGCCCGTCGCACCACCGTGGCGTTCCTTCGCCCATTTGATCGAGCCCGAGGAGATCCTCGATCCACCACCTTTGCCAGCGGGGGCGGCTGAGCAGCGCCGTCTGGGCCGCCACCTGCGGGCGACCACGTATCAGGCGGACCGCGAGGAGATCCACCTGGTGAACATGGCCCTGCTCCTGCGCCGCCCGCTGCTGGTCACCGGACGACCCGGGGTCGGAAAGTCCACCCTGGCATACAGCATTGCCCACGAACTGCGGCTCGGGCCCGTTCTGCGTTGGCCCATTACCAGTCGCTCGACACTGCAGGACGGCCAGTACCACTACGACGCGATCGGCCGACTCCAGGACGTCGGTCTGCGGGAACGGACTGCCGAACAGTCGACACGGTCCGAGGAGGGCACTCCAAGGGAGGTGCAGCCACCGGACATCGGCCGGTACCTGCGGCTCGGACCACTGGGCACGGCGCTGCTCCCGTGGCGCATTCCGCGGGTCCTGCTCGTCGACGAAATCGACAAGAGTGACGTAGATTTCCCCAACGACCTGCTGCACGTCTTCGAGGAAGGCGAGTTCGCCATCCCCGAACTCGCCCGCCTCAGCCAGCCGACGGCCCAGGTCATGACGGCTGACGATGGCGGCTGGGCGGAGCTGCGGCAAGGCCAGGTCCGCTGCCACGAGTTCCCAATCGTGGTGCTGACCAGCAACGATGAACGGGAATTTCCCTCAGCCTTCCTGCGGCGCTGTATCCGTCTCGAAATCCGCCCACCGGACCGGGCCAAACTGGCGCGGCTGCTGGCCGCTCACCTGCCAGCGTCCGAAGGGCCGCCGCCGTCCGTACGCGAGGAGCTCATCTCCGAGTTCCTGCGAAAGCAGGACGACGACGGGGCGGAACTCGCCAATGACCAACTGCTCAACGCGGTGCGGGTGGCGCAGCAGATCTGGAACGACCCCGAAGAGCGCGATCTCATCAGGGACCACCTGATGCGGCCACTGAATGAAGGGTGAGCTCCATGGACGACAGCCTGGCACGCGGTATGGCCCGGCTGCTGGCCGGGACGGACGCCCCGTCAGTCGAGGAGATCGCGGACGCGCTGTGGGTAGCCCAGGTCATAGGCCGCAGTGCCTCGAACGACGCAGTTCAGGACGGAGACCCCACCCGCGCCGTCACTACAGAGGCGGACGCAGAGACTCCGGCTCACGACCTGCCTGGAAACGACCAGGACTCGAGGACTGCAGGGAGATGGCTGTCCCGGCTACGTCACCCGTTCAGTGCCCGTCGAAACCGCACGACAGACGCCGACCGGCCCTTTACTCCCACTCCGCCAGCCATTCCGCTGTATCCGGTGTCGGCGAGCATGGGCAGGGGGATGGCTCAATCGCCTGGCGAGGCGTCTGATGTGCCGGGCGCCGTGGTACGGGTGCAACGCGAACCGGCGCTGAGCGAGTCCTTGTCGATCTCACGGGCCCTTCGCCCGTTGAAGAGGCACGTGCGGGCCCCTGGCATTCAAACGCTGGACGAGGCGGCAACGGCGAGGGCGACCTGTGAAGCGTCCATGCTCATGCCTGCTTGGCTTCCTCGCACCGAGCGATGGCTCTCGGTCGACTTGATCGTGGACACGGGACCCTCCATGGTGATGTGGCGTCAGCTGGCCGCAGAGCTGCGCACCTTGCTCGAAGGACACGGGGCCTTTCGCACGGTGCGCACCTGGGCACTCGACAGCAGCGGAGACGAGCCGCGGCTCTCCCCGTTCCGCCGCAGGCAAGGTCCGGGACCGAAGCGGACCATGCCCCTGGAACAACTGGCGGATCCCACCGGCCGACGCGTCTTACTGCTACTCACCGACGGTGTCGGGCCCCTCTGGCACCGCGGCGGTATGAACACGGCGCTGTGCCAATGGTCCCGCAAGCGACCGGTGGCCGTCCTCCAGGTGCTTCCCCGCAGCATGTGGCACCGCACTGCGCTAGCCCCTGTGCCTGTACTAGCCCGGCCCGGGCCACCCGGCCACGCGACTCCACTATTCCGAACCGACACCGCAGTGCCAGGCACGCCGCTCAAGGCCCAGTACGACCGCTGGGTGCCGGTGCTGGAGCTGGACGCGGACTGGATCGCGCCCTGGGCCCGGGTAGTCGCGGGGCGCGCTGCAGGCTGGACACCCATGCTGGCTGTCCCCACCGGCGGCCCTGAGGAGGACATCGGCGCGGCACCCGATGAGTACGACGAAGCGCTGACCAGCCTTGACCCGGCGGCTCTCGTCGAACGATTCCGAAGTGAAGCTTCACCGAGCGCTTTCGAGCTGGCCGGTTACCTCGCAGCCACTCCAATGGTCCTGCCTGTCATGCGGCTGGTCCAGCGAACCATGATGCCGCGTTCAAAACCGGCGCACCTCGCGGAGGTCTTCCTGTCCGGGCTGTTGACGCCGCCCGATGGCGCCGCCGTAGACCCCGGCGAGGACCCCGACCTGCGACTGTATGATTTCCGGCCCGGTGTTCGCGACGTACTGCTCAACACGCTGACTCGGCAGGAGTCCCTGCGCACCCTGGATGTAGTCGGACAGGTGTCGGGAAGGGTCGCCCAACGCCTTGGAGGCAGCCTCGACTTCCGTGCGCTGATCCCCGCGACCGGTGACAAAGACACTTGGCGCCTTCCAAAGGGAAGCCGTCCCTTCGCACAGGTCGCCGCCTCGGTCCTTGCCGGCCTCGGCGGCGAACACCGCGCGACCGCGACGGCCCTCGCCGACGAGATCACCGTTGATTCCGGCGACCGCCCTCGCCCTGAACGCAAGCCGCGGCGGGCCCCGCGGGCAACCCACTCCCCGTCAGGCTCAGGGCTGGTCGTCAGCCAGCCGATGCTCTTCGTCGGCCTAGGCGGCACCGGTGGCCTGGTCGGCGCCGAACTGGAGCGCAGACTGCGCGCCGAGCTGTACGGCCCGGACGGCTCGGCACTGAGGCGGCTCAGTGGCAACGCGCCCTACCAGTTACCCGACTGCCTGCAGTTCGTGTACGCGGACTACAGCGAGTCGGACCTGATGCGGCTGCCGCAGTTCAACGTGGACCCGTCGCTGCGGGCCGCCTACTCCCGTACCTCACGGGTCACCCAAGACCTGCTGCCGAACTTCGACAGCTCGCCCGAGGTCACGAGGATGCTCCGGGCCAGCATGCGCGAGGAGGTCGCCGACTGGCTGCCGCCGCGCACCGACGAACCGCGGGTCACCCCGCTCCACAACGGCGCGGGCCAGCTGCCCACGGTCGGCCGCGCCGCCCTGTTCGCCACGCTCCGGCACGGCCTGGGCCCGGTCCTGACACCGCTGCTCCAGGCGATCGACGCGATGGCCAGTTCCGGCGGCGAACTGGCCGAGCTGGGCGGCGGAAAGGTCACCGGCTGCGATGTGTTCGTCGCCTTCTCGGTGGCCGGCGGCACCGGCGCCGGGATCTTCCTCGACTACCTCCACCTCATCAACCACGCTTTCCAGCTGCGCCGGTTCAACGGCGTGAAGATCTACCCGCTGGTCGTCATGCCGTCGTCGTTCTCCTCGGCCACCGGCGGCGGACGCGAGGCCGACCTCAACGCGGCCCGCGCCCTCGTCGACCTGTTCCGGCTGGTGGACGGGCAGAACGCGCCGACCGAGGGCGCCGAGATCGGCGACCTCGACCAGAACGCCGGACTCGGCGTCCGCTACCCCGGCAACCAGCCGATCCGACTGCGCACCGGCATCCTGCCCACGTCGTTCCTGTTCAGCCCGACCGCCGGCATCCGCGCCGACGACCTGCGCCGTTCAATCGTCTCCCTGGTGATGTCGCTGATCGGCACCAGACTGGGCGACTCCAGCAGCCGGGGCCGGACCACGGTCGGCGACGACGACTTCCAGACCTTCGCCGCCAGTTTCATCAACCGGGGCGTGCACCGCAGCGCCCTCTCCCCCACCGGCATCGGCCGCCAGGGCGTCTCCACCAGCCTCGTCGCGTCGATGACCGTCCCCATGGACCAGCTCGCCGACCTGGTGGCCGACCGGCTGCTGCGGGAGGCGGTCACCGACCTCCTGCAACGGCCCCGGACCTCGCTGCGCGAGACCACGGTGCCCATGATCCGGCAGCTGTTCGCCGACTCCCACCTCGAAGAGCTGTGGGAACGCAAGCAGTTGCCCGTCCAGGACCCCGACCCGCTGCCGCGCGGCGACAAGGCCGTCGAGACGGCGCTCGGCGAACGGATCTCCGACATACAGCGGCTGCTCGCCGACCTGCGGTCCGTCGCCGAACGCTCCGCCGCCGTGATGGCCGACCGGTTCGACCCAGGCCCCGCCATCGACAGTCTCCTGCAGAATGTGGACCCCTTCCTCGCCGACCGGATCGTGCGGGGCATGCCAGAGAACGACGACCCGATCGCCAGGCTGGGCTTCCTGGGCATGCTGGACAACCGCTCCCGCGCCCCGCAACGCCCCGCTGGCATGACCGACCAGCCGCCCAAGATCCCCCGTATCAAGGGCAAACTGGCCGGCGTCTCACGGCCCCGCTGGGGCGACGACGACGTACAGGCCGTGCTCCGGGAACAGGACGCCTGGTACCAGTGGCGCTGCCGGACCATCTGGCACGAGGCATGGCGCAAACAGCAGGAGCATTGGCGGGCCCCCGCCGACACGGCAGGCGCCGACCTCGCCCGGCTCGTCAACGCCTTCCGCGCGCACAGCGATCAGGAGCGCAAGGTCTCCGCGCGGAAGGGCATGGAACTGTACGAGGAGCGCACCGGCATCTCGTACCTCCTGCCACCGCAGCGTACCCTCAACCACTTCTACGAGGATGTGGTGACGAGGCTGATCCGCCGCGAGGGACTGCGCGAGACGGACGCCGCGTCGGAACTGCTCCTCACGCTGATCGACGGCGAAACCTGGCGCCAGGTCCACACACTCAGCCACCGCAACCCGGACGACGCGGTGGCGAACGTCAAGACGCAACTGCAAGGTCTCATCTGGCGTCTCTTCGCCGAGAACGAGGCGCATCTGGAAGAGCAGCCGCTGTTGCAGTCCGTGGGCACCCTGCTGGCCGCCGCGGCTGGCGACTCCGACGCCACCGACCAGGTCAGCAAGGAGGCCATCGACCTGTTCGGCCGCAAACTCGCCGGCCTGCTGCCGGCCGGCTTCGCCCCGGAAGGCACCGGCCCCCTGCGCGTGCTGGTCACCTACCCGCGCATGGAGGCCGTCGACGAGGTCGAGCAGTACCTCGGCAAGGCACTCCGCCTCCCCTCAGACGCCCGGAACTCCGTCGAGTACCGGGGAGTCGGGAGTGACTCGGTCACCGTCGTCCTCTTCCGCAGCGAGATGAGCCTCACCCAGGTCCCCGAGGCCCGCAAGGTGCTGCGCCAGTGGGCCGGGGCCAAGGACAACGAGCAGGCCCAGGACGTCCTGCGCTGGCGCCAGCGCCTCGGCTACAAGGACGACTGGATGGTCAGCGGCGAGGAGGACCGCCGCGTCATCCTGCACCGGCTGCTGTGCTGCATGTGGAACGGCCAGGTCGACGTCGTCGACGGCCAGACGGCGTCCCCGGACCGCGTCCGGCTGCGCCTGCACCCCGAGACGGGACCCCAAGTACCAGGCGTACGGCTGCGGTTGGGCGACTTCCCCGGCGGGGTGTCGAGCTGGGCGGAACTACTCCGCTCCTACGAACGCTGGACCGTCCTCGACGACGAGCGCACGGTCGAGGACTACTGCCGCGAACTGATGGGCGCCCAGCCGACGGGCCTGACCAGAAGCGGCAGCGACCCGCACCCCCTGTTCGTCGAACTCGTCGAGAAGATCGCCCCGCGCCAGCTGGACCTGCTCACGGAGCGCCGCGAACGCGACGGCGAACGCGTCGAGGGCTGGGTCCGCCCCCTCTGGGAGTTCTGGGCAGAAACCCTCCCGGCCGCCCTGGACACCGAGTTCGGCGACCAACGAGCGGTCCAGCCCACCCTGCGCACCCTCCTGGAACACGCCCGCGGAGACACCTCCACCCCACGCCTCCACCCGGAACAGGAAGCTCCCCGACACCCGGTCGGCGACGAGGACGACTGGGACACGACGCTACGCACTACTGGCGCCGACGAGAGCGGCAGGTAGTCGGGCGCTGGCTGGCCAAGTGTGGTCACTTGTAGCGGTAGAGCTGGTGCAGGTGGAGAGCGTCGGTCTGCCATTGCGCGTACGCGGCCTGGGCCTCGCCGAGCATGTACCGGCCCAGCCGGTTCGCCGCCCGCTCATAGCGGCGTGGCGAGTTCGTGTCGGTGGCGGCCAGAAGCGCTGTCAGGAGGGGTTCACCGGTCGGCGTATTAGTGTCGACCTGGGTGAGGACGTCCACCTGGTCGTCCGGGTGAAGGTGACGGGGCAGGGCGGAGCCGAGTTGGCGGCGCAGCTGCGGCCAGGACGTCGTGGAGCGCTCGCGGGCGGCCTTCTTCAGCGCGCCGCGCACCGCGGCTGCCACCTCGGTGACCTTCTCCTCGGTCAGCCGCTCCCGTTCCGGGCTCCTTGTGCCGTCCCGTCCTTTGGTCCCGCCGATGGCGTCACGTGGCTGGCTCGGGCTTCGGGGCCCCGCCGCCTGGGCAGGGCTCCGCTTAGGGCGGGGCCGCGGCGTACGCAGGCGCGCAATCCACCCGTCGGCCTGGCGCCGCTGCGCCCACGTCACCTCGCCGCCGGGTTTCGCGGGTGAGTGGCCGGTCGGACAAGCGGCTCAGATACTGAAGGGCCCTGCCGACGCGATACTG
The window above is part of the Streptomyces sp. NBC_00425 genome. Proteins encoded here:
- a CDS encoding VMAP-C domain-containing protein, with product MESAAVSTSVAGGQRPYHSGWSAEHVDELCHALLGFYDMQHNPEFFKQVLDSMGTELGEGNSPFVVPYHAHARSQVAALVHVMDRHHDPGRVLRALSKVLHFLRSEEAATVRLARIVDELAPAGRLTGSRLRAVVAQLDALKDPVPLPFADEALRRALLPGEPSGLRGNETVTGMVKRLNDARDFTTVTAQAAPHAPLVLRFLSELTGALSETEQLLLRSQISLAVSELGLPASVEAELSGRGRRLVPPDERRVLQIRLRETVPGKQKYTVDAALFDLTATGLCRPRKRETQRPLSTSELKEFGRTCLTEWSDLVMSLDEADWVRVEFLLPWSLLGHPVEHWLTDGHEYLLGHKYPVVVRSLDRLERPSWRRDWTRRWRALQHAAMWPSCDGIAWLALDTPPQSGLDGEVLHVRGRDGEVRAWLDERPQTTALGLGLAFAYDPQSPKRALCLQEAVCEGVPLIVWRRDGGDPVELARRASEIVAAKFSELPDHMRRWRRTAARDNTGDMHNHLTLLWDDPECVRQETVLTAPTHPQKS
- a CDS encoding AAA family ATPase; translated protein: MYRCASEPHDGINRLPVAPPWRSFAHLIEPEEILDPPPLPAGAAEQRRLGRHLRATTYQADREEIHLVNMALLLRRPLLVTGRPGVGKSTLAYSIAHELRLGPVLRWPITSRSTLQDGQYHYDAIGRLQDVGLRERTAEQSTRSEEGTPREVQPPDIGRYLRLGPLGTALLPWRIPRVLLVDEIDKSDVDFPNDLLHVFEEGEFAIPELARLSQPTAQVMTADDGGWAELRQGQVRCHEFPIVVLTSNDEREFPSAFLRRCIRLEIRPPDRAKLARLLAAHLPASEGPPPSVREELISEFLRKQDDDGAELANDQLLNAVRVAQQIWNDPEERDLIRDHLMRPLNEG
- a CDS encoding tubulin-like doman-containing protein; amino-acid sequence: MVVSQPMLFVGLGGTGGLVGAELERRLRAELYGPDGSALRRLSGNAPYQLPDCLQFVYADYSESDLMRLPQFNVDPSLRAAYSRTSRVTQDLLPNFDSSPEVTRMLRASMREEVADWLPPRTDEPRVTPLHNGAGQLPTVGRAALFATLRHGLGPVLTPLLQAIDAMASSGGELAELGGGKVTGCDVFVAFSVAGGTGAGIFLDYLHLINHAFQLRRFNGVKIYPLVVMPSSFSSATGGGREADLNAARALVDLFRLVDGQNAPTEGAEIGDLDQNAGLGVRYPGNQPIRLRTGILPTSFLFSPTAGIRADDLRRSIVSLVMSLIGTRLGDSSSRGRTTVGDDDFQTFAASFINRGVHRSALSPTGIGRQGVSTSLVASMTVPMDQLADLVADRLLREAVTDLLQRPRTSLRETTVPMIRQLFADSHLEELWERKQLPVQDPDPLPRGDKAVETALGERISDIQRLLADLRSVAERSAAVMADRFDPGPAIDSLLQNVDPFLADRIVRGMPENDDPIARLGFLGMLDNRSRAPQRPAGMTDQPPKIPRIKGKLAGVSRPRWGDDDVQAVLREQDAWYQWRCRTIWHEAWRKQQEHWRAPADTAGADLARLVNAFRAHSDQERKVSARKGMELYEERTGISYLLPPQRTLNHFYEDVVTRLIRREGLRETDAASELLLTLIDGETWRQVHTLSHRNPDDAVANVKTQLQGLIWRLFAENEAHLEEQPLLQSVGTLLAAAAGDSDATDQVSKEAIDLFGRKLAGLLPAGFAPEGTGPLRVLVTYPRMEAVDEVEQYLGKALRLPSDARNSVEYRGVGSDSVTVVLFRSEMSLTQVPEARKVLRQWAGAKDNEQAQDVLRWRQRLGYKDDWMVSGEEDRRVILHRLLCCMWNGQVDVVDGQTASPDRVRLRLHPETGPQVPGVRLRLGDFPGGVSSWAELLRSYERWTVLDDERTVEDYCRELMGAQPTGLTRSGSDPHPLFVELVEKIAPRQLDLLTERRERDGERVEGWVRPLWEFWAETLPAALDTEFGDQRAVQPTLRTLLEHARGDTSTPRLHPEQEAPRHPVGDEDDWDTTLRTTGADESGR